A segment of the Triticum urartu cultivar G1812 chromosome 1, Tu2.1, whole genome shotgun sequence genome:
CGAAAAAATATATACATCATTTTTGGTGTTTGATTGCATCATAGGgaaataaaatattattttaaAATGAATTAATTGGATGCAAATCCCTGGCAAAAAAAATTACAGGACTCGATTCTATATGAATCAAACAATCAATGTAGGAAAGATTTATAATGATTCTGATGCTTAATAAAATCCTATGAtgaatcaaaggagccctaaGGTTGGGCCAATCATTAAACAGTGATACGTTGATACAGTCGTGTAGATACATGCTAACTGAGGGTCTCTTTAATTTAAAGAATTTTCGTAAGATCTTTGAAGGATtataatccttaggaatttttcctatatTGATCATTTGATTCATAGAATTGAATCATGTAGAATTTTTTTCCTACAGATTCATTTATAGGACATTTCACAAGAATTCTAACATCCACTCAAACATCTTAaaagaaatcctttgttttttcttaaaacaatcaaacaaactcaaatcctTTGTTTTCTATTCCTGTGTTTAGGCCCTGAACTAGTCTCCTTCCCTAGAAAAAAACTGAACTATTCTCGTCAACTTCTACTGAGTTGAGCATTTAGCTCGCGCTACCATCCGCCCAACCATTTATCTAACGAACAGTGATTCATCGACAGCTCTCAACTTGGATTCATCAAACAAACCGCTGGAGGAAGGTTCTAATCTAACGAACAGTGGTTAATCAACAGTTATAAACTCTGCATTCAACATACTAGTAGTACAAACAAACGGCCTAATGTTCGAAGTCTGCAGGGACAGACCTCGCCAGTGGTCAGATCAGAGCAAAACACACGATTCAATCCAATGCGAGATGAACACCCATATTATAATCTGGAACTCATTACAACCACCAGCACGCAGCTGCACACGCACACACAGGACAAGCACACACCACAGAACGACGACCCGCCTAACCACATCTAAATCCCACGCGAGGCACGACCCTGGCTCAGCCGCCAAAGCCGTAGAGGGTGCGGCCCTGGCGCTTGAGCGCGTAGACGACGTCCATGGCGGTGACGGTCTTGCGGCGGGCGTGCTCCGTGTAGGTGACGGCGTCGCGGATGACGTTCTCGAGGAAGATCTTGAGCACGCCACGGGTCTCCTCGTAGATCAGCCCGGAGATGCGCTtcacgccgccccgccgcgccagCCGCCGGATCGCCGGCTTCGTGATCCCCTGGATGTTGTCGCGCAGCACCTTCCTGTGCCGCTTCGCGCCGCCCTTTCCCAGGCCCTTGCCTCCCTTGCCTCGGCCTGACATGGCTGGCGACGCTTGCTGGCTGCTGTCCCGAAGGTGGGATTGGAGGGGATTGGGGATTGGGGATTTGATGTCTGATGCGGTGGAGGTTGAACGGTGGTGGTTCTTTATACCGGAGAGGGGCTTGGGGACGGATCCGCGGGATGCTGGGTTCCGAGCGCGTGATTCGTGGAGAGAGCTGCGCAAGGATCGGTGACGTGGCTGGGAGAAACACAGGGAGGAGATCGATCCGTGGGATGGTGGTTGCGAAGCGTTGGATTAGGAACGGAGGGCGGATGTTTACTGAGATCAGAGGTGCGGATCGGTGACGTGGCGGGCGATGGTTGCGGACTTGCAATCACCATTTTTTTTGAGAAATCTTGCAGTCACCTGGGACCTTCACCATGAAGGGGCCAGCTGATACACGGAAGAGAGAGGCCCGCGAGCTAGAACCGTGTGGCAGTCCAGTGCAGGGTGGGAGCTCCTTCGGCGATTCAGGAAAAAAATCCTTTACAATTTTCCAAATTTTAATTAGCCTTTCGAGCGTGCGATTTTTTTGACAAGAGCAAACAATTTTATGATATCACGAACAAATTTTAAATTTCCCA
Coding sequences within it:
- the LOC125512401 gene encoding histone H4, which encodes MSGRGKGGKGLGKGGAKRHRKVLRDNIQGITKPAIRRLARRGGVKRISGLIYEETRGVLKIFLENVIRDAVTYTEHARRKTVTAMDVVYALKRQGRTLYGFGG